A window of Cryptomeria japonica chromosome 3, Sugi_1.0, whole genome shotgun sequence contains these coding sequences:
- the LOC131075084 gene encoding trihelix transcription factor GTL1: MQASGGMQYGVAEASQFMVGRGPPSHNMLSSSSSPRDQRPYCSRSEQEEKNPRNLQQQQHLNVQMVGMGTEDPPPPHMVDNHTKQGEGEANYSNSGGGDDDVFGGEVECERGGGVGVVCTGNRWPRQETLALLKIRSEMDASFRDSSLKGPLWEHVSRRLEELGYHRDPKKCKEKFENLHKYYKRTKEGRTGRQDGKSYRFFSQLEALYANNNNKINGPLNTVTPVSNGDARISDAVNSRSYNDDNNNNKNNIGMGGSFTGATTTADPNFSEAISFSSDSSEKEEEEEEYDEPRDSYSRKRKRSNSKKKMMALFEKMMKQMMEKQERMQQIFLEAIEKREQDRAIREETWRRKEIARLNRDEELRSQERSLAASRDLALVSFLQKFTGQTFSLDPQLMHPHHDQEQEHEQEINVNYKDLNSSVDPNSKRWPKPEVLALIRIRSGMNNRFQESGPKSPLWEEISAQMASLGYNRSAKRCKEKWENINKYYKKAKESNKRRPENAKTCPYFHQLDALYRRAMLNNPNKLISLHDEDIQDHQEELLGQASGSNREESAQGHGGDGEGELLVIMPPPDSDTALPQTPTSNASTVPTFFSNPQNPSAEEGSLTKGVKQQNGVMDEMQSTPQRENQSAGEGNSGHQMKTIQISVMNNLQDHEKQKHGEQLHSSTARDSSFMEIVQKLTAGPPEFKLSSF; encoded by the exons ATGCAAGCTAGTGGTGGTATGCAGTATGGAGTGGCAGAGGCCTCTCAATTCATGGTGGGCAGGGGTCCCCCATCTCATAATatgttatcttcttcttcttctcctcggGACCAACGCCCATATTGCTCTCGCTctgaacaagaagaaaagaatcctCGAAATCTGCAGCAACAGCAGCATCTGAACGTTCAGATGGTGGGAATGGGTACAGAAGATCCTCCTCCTCCTCACATGGTGGACAATCATACAAAGCAGGGGGAAGGGGAGGCAAATTATTCCAACAGTGGAGGCGGTGATGATGATGTGTTTGGAGGGGAGGTGGAATGTGAGAGAGGAGGAGGGGTCGGGGTAGTCTGCACAGGCAATCGATGGCCGAGGCAGGAGACTCTGGCTCTACTCAAAATTCGATCCGAAATGGATGCCAGCTTTCGAGATTCAAGCCTTAAGGGTCCTCTTTGGGAGCATGTATCACG AAGGCTGGAGGAGCTAGGCTACCACAGGGATCCCAAAAAATGTAAAGAAAAGTTTGAAAACCTTCATAAGTACTACAAAAGAACCAAAGAGGGAAGGACTGGACGACAAGATGGAAAAAGTTACAGATTCTTCAGCCAACTGGAAGCTCTGTATgccaacaataataacaaaattaatgGGCCCCTCAATACTGTCACTCCTGTTTCAAATGGAGATGCCAGAATTTCAGATGCTGTGAATAGCAGAAGTTATAacgatgataataataataataaaaataatattggaATGGGAGGTAGTTTCACTGGGGCTACAACTACTGCAGATCCCAATTTCAGCGAAGCCATCAGTTTTTCTTCAGACTCctcagagaaggaagaagaagaggaggaatacGATGAGCCAAGGGACAGTTATAGCAGAAAGAGAAAACGGAGTAACTCTAAGAAGAAAATGATGGCCTTATTTGAGAAGATGatgaaacaaatgatggagaagCAAGAGAGAATGCAGCAAATTTTTCTGGAAGCCATAGAGAAGAGGGAACAAGATAGAGCGATTAGGGAAGAAACATGGAGAAGAAAAGAGATTGCCAGATTGAATAGGGATGAGGAATTAAGGTCCCAGGAACGTTCTTTGGCAGCTTCAAGGGATTTGGCACTTGTTTCCTTTCTACAGAAATTTACAGGTCAGACATTTTCCCTCGATCCCCAATTGATGCACCCTCATCATGATCAAGAACAAGAACACGAGCAGGAGATTAATGTTAACTATAAGGACTTAAACTCATCTGTTGATCCTAACAGTAAGAGATGGCCTAAGCCTGAAGTCCTTGCATTGATAAGAATAAGGAGTGGTATGAATAATAGATTTCAGGAATCTGGCCCTAAAAGCCCATTGTGGGAGGAAATCTCTGCACAAATGGCATCTCTAGGATACAACCGCAGTGCCAAGAGATGCAAAGAGAAGTGGGAGAACATCAATAAGTACTACAAGAAGGCCAAGGAAAGTAATAAGAGAAGACCTGAGAATGCCAAGACCTGCCCATATTTTCACCAATTGGATGCTTTGTACAGAAGGGCTATGCTCAACAATCCTAATAAGCTTATCTCCCTGCATGATGAGGATATTCAGGATCATCAGGAAGAGCTGCTGGGTCAAGCCAGTGGAAGCAATAGAGAGGAAAGTGCTCAAGGCCATGGTGGAGATGGAGAGGGGGAACTATTAGTCATCATGCCACCTCCAGATTCAGACACTGCTCTCCCTCAAACCCCTACAAGCAATGCATCCACAGTTCCAACCTTCTTTTCTAATCCACAAAACCCAAGTGCTGAAGAAGGATCCTTAACTAAG GGAGTAAAACAGCAAAATGGTGTTATGGATGAGATGCAATCGACCCCACAGCGTGAAAATCAGTCAGCTGGGGAAGGCAATTCTGGGCATCAGATGAAAACAATACAAATATCAGTCATGAACAATTTACAAGACCATGAAAAGCAAAAGCATGGAGAGCAGCTTCACTCATCTACGGCAAGGGATTCTTCATTTATGGAAATTGTTCAGAAGCTCACAGCCGGGCCTCCCGAATTTAAGTTGTCTAGTTTCTGA